The following coding sequences lie in one Spartobacteria bacterium genomic window:
- a CDS encoding LysM peptidoglycan-binding domain-containing protein codes for MKKYILFLTIPIIGMLTGCETLFIDQSTDTERMQMIAGMRSLQEENRKLNGRVEALELEMQRMDQSLSSFRIDTSDSLVAGTRGINTRLNEMEGRMNTLVEQQAAQKQEIINTISQKVAALIQSQKTAPPSHSDYVYEYVVKPGDTLSVIAKTYNSSVSKILRENDIKDPNHLEKGQKIYIPAKKP; via the coding sequence ATGAAGAAGTATATCCTATTTTTAACCATACCAATCATTGGTATGCTGACCGGATGCGAAACACTTTTCATCGATCAAAGCACCGATACAGAACGCATGCAGATGATTGCCGGCATGCGTTCTCTTCAGGAGGAAAATCGCAAGTTAAACGGCCGCGTTGAAGCTCTCGAACTGGAAATGCAGCGCATGGATCAGTCACTGTCCTCTTTTCGGATCGACACGTCGGATTCCCTGGTTGCTGGAACGCGCGGAATAAACACTCGCTTAAACGAGATGGAAGGGCGTATGAACACGCTGGTGGAACAACAGGCTGCTCAGAAACAGGAAATCATCAATACCATCAGTCAGAAGGTTGCGGCTCTCATTCAGTCCCAAAAAACAGCACCGCCATCACACAGCGATTATGTTTATGAATATGTGGTGAAACCGGGCGATACACTCTCGGTGATTGCTAAAACGTATAACAGCAGTGTCAGCAAGATCCTGCGTGAAAACGACATCAAAGATCCGAACCACCTTGAAAAAGGACAGAAAATTTATATTCCAGCAAAAAAACCTTAA
- a CDS encoding prepilin peptidase, which yields MNSSIYLTTGGFYYFSFVVFLLGACLGSFLNVCVYRIPLDQSIVTPRSHCPHCETLIAWYDNIPLFSYLVLLRGKCRHCSGHISWRYPAIELLTAVLFVAVWYLYGLTETPQGQLEMIMNPIIPVYWLVVFGLLMGTFIDLEHMIIPDRVSLGGIVIGLIASALIPALHQSDTMLQSLIRSGMGILAGSGSLMLIAVLGKMAFKKDAMGMGDVKLLGAIGAFFGWQGVLFTIITSSFIGSAVGVGLIFAGKKEWQGRMPFGPCLAVGAMWWMLGGDALWYAYLRWVSGGAI from the coding sequence ATGAATAGCAGTATTTATCTGACCACGGGCGGGTTCTATTATTTCTCGTTTGTCGTCTTTCTGCTGGGTGCATGCCTGGGCAGTTTTTTGAATGTGTGTGTTTATCGCATTCCGCTGGATCAATCGATTGTTACCCCTCGCTCCCATTGTCCGCACTGTGAAACCCTCATTGCGTGGTATGATAATATTCCACTATTCAGTTATCTGGTGCTGCTGCGCGGAAAATGTCGTCATTGTTCCGGACATATCAGCTGGAGATATCCTGCCATTGAACTGCTTACAGCCGTTTTATTTGTCGCGGTCTGGTATCTGTATGGACTTACTGAAACCCCGCAGGGACAGTTGGAAATGATCATGAATCCGATCATTCCTGTGTACTGGCTGGTCGTGTTCGGACTACTGATGGGTACCTTTATTGATTTAGAGCATATGATTATCCCTGATCGCGTATCGCTGGGCGGCATCGTTATCGGATTAATAGCCAGTGCGCTGATTCCCGCGCTGCATCAGTCGGACACCATGCTGCAAAGTCTGATTCGCTCCGGTATGGGTATTCTCGCCGGTTCAGGTTCATTGATGTTGATCGCGGTGCTTGGGAAAATGGCTTTTAAGAAGGATGCCATGGGCATGGGCGATGTCAAACTGCTTGGAGCCATTGGTGCCTTTTTCGGCTGGCAGGGCGTCCTGTTTACGATTATTACGTCATCCTTTATCGGTTCTGCTGTAGGCGTAGGATTGATTTTTGCCGGGAAAAAAGAGTGGCAGGGTCGCATGCCGTTCGGTCCTTGTCTGGCTGTTGGAGCCATGTGGTGGATGCTGGGAGGCGATGCCCTCTGGTACGCGTATCTGCGCTGGGTATCCGGTGGAGCCATTTGA
- a CDS encoding N-acetylmuramoyl-L-alanine amidase, translated as MRRFSASYSVLLLQLCLFAFQLQAEVDMVWPSPGSTLWPGSTYFFRGQLKADADKLVINGTDVPLYHNGAFCADIPFDAAKPQLVCNWTERLKGDQSQIIQYKTPPKPDVNEPAAPEAAMFDNTPCSWEVTGALRHVKARWEPKGGYDVFLTPGTKYMGVATSPKEVMLTLAKNNHIHVDVDKVAKSAETNIAVATITKLSYEETPDALQYTLAPVPPLTFRWNMPLGQAQADFILYQCRAAIDRTSNLVSSHNQGCDWAQLQEDILRFRFYPTFQPLYGTSVRFKNNAMIITVKKPPWLTSKKTMVCIDPGHGGSDTGAIGPTRTNEKELNLLLARALSARLKQAGFDTVLTRNNDQFVPLDDRVAMTIENQADLFISLHYNATRGDPYKARGLETYYYYPSGLLLAKSLHPYLAAATSVADKGIRFGNYHVLRNEEVPSVLCEIDYMIIPEAEEHARQLTHLQATAEALLQGIIAFTSDLKQP; from the coding sequence ATGCGTCGATTTTCAGCCAGTTATTCTGTTCTGCTGCTCCAGCTATGTCTGTTTGCCTTTCAGCTGCAAGCGGAGGTGGATATGGTTTGGCCGTCGCCAGGAAGTACGCTGTGGCCGGGATCAACTTATTTTTTCAGGGGACAGTTAAAGGCGGATGCCGATAAACTGGTGATAAACGGCACAGATGTGCCACTGTATCATAATGGTGCTTTTTGTGCCGACATTCCGTTCGATGCAGCCAAACCTCAGCTGGTTTGCAACTGGACCGAGCGGCTTAAGGGCGATCAAAGTCAAATCATCCAGTACAAAACTCCGCCGAAACCTGATGTAAACGAACCGGCGGCTCCAGAAGCAGCCATGTTCGACAACACCCCGTGCTCATGGGAGGTCACCGGTGCCCTACGGCACGTTAAAGCCCGCTGGGAACCAAAGGGCGGGTACGATGTCTTTCTGACACCCGGCACAAAATACATGGGCGTGGCCACATCCCCAAAAGAAGTTATGCTTACGCTCGCAAAGAACAACCACATCCATGTCGATGTGGACAAGGTTGCAAAAAGTGCGGAAACGAATATCGCGGTAGCAACGATCACAAAACTTAGCTATGAAGAAACGCCTGACGCACTGCAATATACCCTGGCACCAGTTCCCCCTTTAACATTTCGCTGGAACATGCCTCTGGGACAGGCACAGGCGGACTTCATTTTATATCAGTGCCGCGCTGCCATTGACCGGACATCCAATCTTGTTTCTTCGCACAACCAAGGCTGTGACTGGGCGCAACTGCAGGAAGACATTCTGCGATTCCGATTTTATCCCACATTTCAGCCCCTTTATGGAACATCGGTTCGTTTCAAAAACAACGCAATGATTATCACTGTTAAAAAGCCACCTTGGCTTACCTCAAAAAAAACAATGGTGTGCATCGACCCTGGTCATGGGGGTTCTGATACCGGGGCTATTGGCCCCACACGTACCAATGAAAAAGAACTAAATCTCTTACTAGCACGCGCACTGTCAGCCCGACTGAAACAAGCAGGATTTGACACTGTTCTAACGCGAAACAACGACCAATTTGTGCCCCTTGATGATCGGGTCGCCATGACCATTGAAAATCAGGCAGATTTATTTATCAGTCTTCATTATAACGCCACCAGAGGAGATCCTTACAAAGCGCGAGGTCTTGAAACATATTATTACTATCCATCAGGCCTCCTTCTGGCAAAATCTCTACACCCCTATCTGGCGGCCGCCACATCGGTTGCAGACAAGGGCATCCGCTTTGGTAATTACCATGTCCTGCGCAACGAGGAAGTCCCCTCGGTACTCTGCGAAATCGATTATATGATTATTCCTGAAGCAGAAGAACATGCTAGACAACTCACCCATTTACAAGCAACCGCCGAGGCACTGCTCCAAGGGATAATCGCCTTTACCTCAGATCTGAAACAACCCTGA